The genome window CGGAGACGTGCAGACCGTCGCCGCGCTGGAGGTGATCTATGCCGACGAGGTCGCCCATGTCGCCTACGGCTCGAAGTGGTTCCACTTCCTGTGCGGCCGCGAAGACTTGGACCCGAAGATCGCCTTCCACGACCTGGTGCGGCGCCATTTCGGGGGCGCACTGAAACCGCCGTTCAATGAAGCGAAGCGCGCCGATGCCGGACTTCCGCCGGATTTCTACTGGCCGCTGGCGGCGGATTTCGGCCAGTCGTAAGCGGAAATCCGCCGGTTACTGGCGGCGATCTCACCAAGTGAAGTCAAGCCCGGATTTGGCATTGCGATTCAGAATAAATTTACATAACGGTGCAAATAAGCAACAGCAACGGGGCGCCTGAGGGGTCAGCGCCCAGGGGGACAGGTATACTGCATGGCAGCCAAACTGCGCAGGGTTCACGGCGCTCTGGGGAGAGTGTGCCCGGAACAGAAAGTCTTCATCCGGAGCGAGAGCGCTACCCGCTGTCTGCGGCTGTCCCCGGTGAGCCAGATCGCCCTTTGCGCCGCGCTGGCCATCGGGCTGAGCTGCACCGCGGTCGCCACCGCGCGCTTCACGCTCGGGCTGATGGACGGCACCAGCAGCGAGGAACAGCTCAGCCTTCTGCGCCAGAGCTATGAGCAGCGCATCGCCACCCTCTCCCATGAGCGGGACCTGGCGCGCGAAACCGCCCGCAGCGCGCAGGAACGCTTCCAGGCCGCGATGGTGCAGGTTGCCGCCAGCCAGGCCGATCTCGTGCGCGCCGGGGAGGAGACCCGGGCGCGCGAGCTCACGCTGGAGGCCGTGCGCGAGAAGCTCGCCCAGGTGGTCCGCGTGCGCGACCATGCGCTGCGCGAGAACGGCACCCTCACCAGCCAGCTTGCCGGCGCGGAAGGCGCGCTGGACCGGCGCGCCGGGTCGGAGACCGATCTCTCCTCCACCCTGCAGACGATCTCCTACGCCCTGTCGGATTCCGTGCGCAAGGGCGAGCAGGCGGAGGCCGATGCCCAGGCGCTGAACGACCAGCTCGCCTCGATGCGCGACCAGGCCGCCCTCGAGCGCCAGCGCCAGCAACACATGCTGGAGAAGCTGGAGGAGGCCGTTTCCGTGAGCCTCGACGGGCTCGATTCCCTGCTCGCCTCCACCGGGATGAACCCGGATGACCTGGTCGCCGAGATCCGCAAGAGCTACTCCGGCGAGGGCGGGCCGCTGATCCCCGCCTCCGCCGTGGTCTCCGCCTATGACGACGATCCGGAGAACGTGCGGGTCACCGCGCTGATGCAGGACATGGAGCGCATCCAGCTCATGCGCATCGCCGCCGCCAAGCTGCCGCTGGCCAAGCCCGTGCACGTCGCCTATCGCCTCACCAGCCCGTTCGGCGTCCGGCGTGACCCGTTCACCCACCGGTCCCACCGCCATGACGGGGTGGACCTGGCCGGGCCGCGCGGCACGCCGATCACCTCCACCGCCGAGGGCGAGGTGGTGTTTGCCGGCCGGCAGCGCGGCTATGGCAACGTGATCAAAATCCGGCACGCCTTTGGCGTGGAAACGGTATATGGTCATCTGAGCAAGATTCGTGTGAAACGTGGCGAGCACGTTGCAGTGGGAGACCGTATCGGCGATATGGGAAGCACTGGCCGGAGCACCGGAAGCCATCTTCACTACGAGATCCGGATTGACGGAACAGCCGTGAACCCATTGACCTACCTCAAGGCAGCGAAAAATGTTCTCTAAGAGCAAGATCACCGACCCGATCGACCCCAAGGACACCCCGACCGGCAGCGAGCGCCCCTCCGCCCCCGCGACACCGTCACCGGTATCCTCTCCGGCCCCTGCGCAGCAGAAGCCGAAGCCGGCGCCCTCGGTGCTCTCCTCGGACCTCACCGTGACCGGCAACCTCGTCACCGCCGGGGACATCCAGGTGGAAGGCACGATCGACGGCGACATCCGCGCCCACCTGCTCACCGTCGGTGAGACCGCGACGATCAAGGGCGAGGTCGTGGCGGACGACGTGGTGGTCAACGGCCGCGTCGTCGGCCGGGTGCGCGGCCTGAAGGTGCGCCTCACCTCCTCGGCGCGCGTGGAGGGCGACATCATCCACAAGACCATCGCCATCGAGAGCGGCGCGCATTTCGAGGGCTCCGTGGCTCGCAATGACGACCCGCTGAACGGCGACGCCCGGCCGCGGCCGAAACCCAGCGAAGGCTGAGGCCGGCCCGGCCCCTCCGGCGGGGCCACGCGCAGGATCCGTCAAGGGGCGCGCCCACAGGGCTGCGCCCCTTTTCGATGCGCGGCCCGCGCGGAGCGCCTGCTCTCCGGGCCGGTTCGAGGTTCGCGGCGGCCCCGGGGCGCGATCCTTGCGGCCAACCGCGGGACGCGGGCGCGGTCTCCGCGCCCCGGACGCACAGTCGCACCGCCAGAACGCTCCGCACTCGGGATGGCGCCGGGGCACGGGGCTGTGCGGCCCTTCCGCGGTTCGGCTGTGCGCCGGACCGGCCTTGCCATGCGACAGGATCGCCGAGCCCCTTCGTTCCGGGTGGCTCCGGGGACGGTCCGCCCCGGGGCACGGCCCGGCCATGATCGCCTTCGCGTTCGCCCGGCAGCCTGCGCAGGGCGACGGGCCGCGCGGTCAGCGCGCGGGGAGCCGGCGCAGCAGGCGGCCGTCGATGGCCGCGAGGCCCAGCCCGATCAGCAGCATTCCGGCGAGGTGGCGCGGTTCCAGGCGCTCGTCGAGCAGCCCGACCCCCAGCAGCACCGCCCAGACCGGGATCAGGAACGTCACCAGCACCAGGTTGGTGGCCCCGGCCCGCGCCAGGATGCGGAAGTAGAGGATGTAGGCGAGCGCGGTGGAGACGAGCGCCAGCGCCAGCACCGCGAGCACCGCCCCGGCGGAGGGCATCGGCAGCGCCCAGGGCCGGTCGATGGCCAGGACGAGCGGCACCAGCAGGAGGCTTGATGCGCCCACCTGCCCGGCGGCGGTGGTCACCGGGTCCACCCCCATCCGCCGGAAGCGGCGGCCGAACACCCCGGCGAAGGCGTAGGACAGCGCCGCGCCCAGGATCGAGAGTTGCGCGGCAAGCCCCCGGCCCGGGCCGCCGGCCAGGTCCGGCCCGATCATCACCACCACCCCGGCAAAGCCCGCCAGGACGCCCAGCACCCGCGGCGCGCTCATCCGCTCGTCAGGAAGCAGCGCGCCCGCCACCACCACGGTGAACAGCGGCGTCGTGGCGTTGAGGATGGAGGCGAGGCCGGAGGCGATTTCCTGCTGTCCGTGCACGATGAGCACGAAGGGGATGACGTTGTTCAGCAGCCCCATGCCGAGGAACGCGCCCCAGACCGCCGCGCGGCGCGGCACCGGGCGCCCGGTCATCACCACCACCGCCCAGAGGGCGAGCGCCGCCAGCCAGACCCGCAGGCCGACGATGGTGAGCGTCGGCAGATCGCGCACCGCGACCCCGACGAAGAGGAACGATCCGCCCCAGAGCACGGAGAGCCCCAGCAGCATCAGCCATTCCGAGGCGCCCATCTTCAGGGGCGGTTGCGTGTCCGGTTTCATGTCTCACTCCCGCAGGGTCGGTCCGATGGCATGATCCTGTTCCACAGCCCGCGTCAAGACGACCCGGAACATGTGACATGCAAACGCCCGCGGGAGGTCTCCCACGGGCGTTTTCACAACTCTTTCAATTTCAATGCCTTATGGTGCAAACCTCATATAAGGCATGAGCCGGTCATTCCTCGGCATTCGCCTCGGCGCGGGTCTTGCCGGTCACGTCCATGGCCAGGGCGGCGGCCATGAACTGGTCGAGATCGCCGTCCAGCACGCCCTGCGTGTCGGAGGTCTCCACCTGGGTGCGCAGGTCCTTCACCATCTGGTAGGGCTGCAGCACGTAGGATCGGATCTGGTTGCCCCAGCCGGCGTCGCCCTTCGCGTCATGCTGGTCCTGGATGGCCTGGGTGCGCTTGCGCATCTCCAGGTCGTAGAGGCGCGATTTCAGCGCCGCCATGGCGTTCGCGCGGTTCTGGTGCTGGGACTTCTCCGAGCTCGTCACCACGATGCCGGTGGGAATGTGGGTGATGCGCACCGCCGAGTCCGTGGTGTTCACGTGCTGGCCGCCGGCGCCGGAGGAGCGGTAGGTGTCGATGCGGATGTCGTTCGCGGCGATCTCGATCTCGATGTTGTCGTCGATCACCGGATACACCCAGACCGAGGAGAAGGAGGTGTGGCGCCGGGCGGCGGAATCGTAGGGCGAGATGCGCACCAGCCGGTGCACGCCGCTTTCCGACTTCATCCAGCCATAGGCGTTCTGGCCCTTGATCTGGTAGGTGGCGGACTTGATGCCCGCCTCCTCGCCCGCACTCTCGGACATCAGCTCGACCTTGTAGCCGTGCTTCTCCGCCCAGCGGACATACATGCGTGCCAGCATGGAGGCCCAGTCGCAGCTCTCCGTGCCGCCGGCGCCGGAGTTCACCTCCAGATAGGTGTCGTTGCCGTCGGCCTCGCCGGAGAGCAGCGCCTCGATCTCGCGCTGCTGGGCGCGGCCGTGCACCTCGCGCAGCGCCGTCTCGGCCTCCGTGATCACGTCCTTGTCGCCCTCGGCCTCGCCCATGGCGATGAGCTCGACATTGTCCGTGAGGTCCTGGGCGAGGGACTTGTAGCCGTCGATCGCGTCCGCGAGCTGCTGGCGCTCGCGCATCAGCTTCTGCGCCTTCGCCGGGTCGTTCCAGAGATCCGGGTTCTCGGACATCGCGTTGAGTTCCTCGAGGCGGAACTCCGCGGTCTCCCAGTTCAGGCGATGACGCAGGAGCTCGAGGGACTTCTCGATGTCTTCGACCAGGCTGGTGATCTCGGCGCGCATGTTCACTCTCCCATCATCCGGCCCCGGCAGGGCCGGGACACGGGTTCTTACAAAAGCCTTGAGCGAAGGTAAAGCGGGAGGCCGGTCAGTACAGGCCGCCGGACCCCACGCCGAGCTGGCCCGCCGGCGGCGGCGGTGCGGCCCCGCCCTGCCCGCCCTGCGCCGCGCCGCCCGGGGGCGCGGGATAATCCCCGTCCTCGGTCATCGACAGCGGCAGGTCGGAGCCGAAGGTGAAGTTGCCATCGCCGATCACCATGTCCGCCGCGGCATAGACCTCCGGCACCTCGTCCGCGCGGAACATCTCGGTGACGATGTTGGCGCCCGAGGCATCGTCCGGCTGGCGGATGCCGGTGCGCCGGTCCATCTTCACCGCCACCGCGTTGTCCGGCACCTTGAAGTCCACGTTCCTGCGGGTCTTCATCGCGTCCTTCAGCACGTCGTGGACCACCGGGCCGCACATGGTGCCGCCATAGGCGCCCCGGCCCATCGGGCGCGGGGTGTCGTAGCCGATGAAGCAGCCCACCACCAGGTTCGGCGTGAAGCTGATCAGCCAGGCATCCTTCGCGTCGTTGGTGGTGCCGGTCTTGGCGGCGAGATGCAGGCCGAGGTCATTGAGGACGGTGGCCGTGCCGCGCTGGACCACGCCCTCCATCATCGAGGTGAGCTGGTAGGCGGTGATCGGGTCCATCACCCGCTCGGAGCGGTCGATCACCCAGGGCTCAGGCTCGTCCGGGCTGTGGGCCGTCTCGTTGCAGGCGTCGCATTCGCGCTGGTCGTGGCGGTAGATGGTGCGGCCGCGGCGGTCCTGCACGCGGTCGATCAGCGTGGGCTCCAGCCGCAGCCCGCCATTGGCGAACATGCCGTAGGCGGCGACCATCTTCCACAGCGTGGTCTCGCCGGCGCCGAGCGCATAGGCGAGGTGGTGGGGCATGTTGTCATAGACCCCGAAGCGCTCGGCGTATTCGGCCACCGAATCCATGCCGATGTCCTGCGCGAGACGCACGGTCATCACGTTGCGCGAGTTCTCGATGCCGATGCGCAGCGGCGAGGGCCCGTAGAACTGCCGCGAGGAGTTCATCGGCTTCCAGGCGCCGGCCCCGGTCTGCACCGTCACCGGCGCGTCGAGCACGATGGTGGCGGGGTTGTAGCCGTGGTCGAGTGCGGCGGCATAGACGAAGGGCTTGAAGGAGGAGCCGGGCTGGCGCGTGGCCTGGGTGGCGCGGTTGAACACCGATGCCTGGTAGGAGAAGCCGCCCTGCATGGCAAGCACCCGGCCGGTGGTGGGGTCCATCGCCATCACGGCGCCCTGCAGCTCGGGGATCTGGCGCAGCGACCAGCGCTCGAAGCTGCCGTCCTTGTCGGTGATCTCCTTCACCAGCACGATGTCGCCCGGCGCCCAGAGGTCGGAGGGTTTCTTCGCCCCGGTCCAGCCGGCGTCCTTCACGGTGAGGAAATGGCCGTCCGCGTCATCGGGCACCCCTTCGATGCCGATGCGCGCGGACGAGTCGCCCAGCTCCAGCACCACGGCGAGGCGCCAGCCCTCGATGTCACGCGGCAGCCATTTCTTCGACAGCGCGTCGCGCCAGGCCTCCTCGTCGCCCAGCAGGGCCGGGTCGATGGTGTCGAGCGGGCCGCGCCACTTGCCGTGGTCGCGGTCCCAGCTCTCGAGCTTGGCGCGCAGGGCGGCTTCCACGGTGTCCTGCAGGTCCGGGTCGATGGTGGCGCGGATGGTCAGGCCGCCGCCGAACAGCTTGTCCTCGCCCAAGCGGGCGGAGAGCTGGCGGCGGATCTCCTCGGTGAAATAGCC of Paroceanicella profunda contains these proteins:
- the prfB gene encoding peptide chain release factor 2 translates to MRAEITSLVEDIEKSLELLRHRLNWETAEFRLEELNAMSENPDLWNDPAKAQKLMRERQQLADAIDGYKSLAQDLTDNVELIAMGEAEGDKDVITEAETALREVHGRAQQREIEALLSGEADGNDTYLEVNSGAGGTESCDWASMLARMYVRWAEKHGYKVELMSESAGEEAGIKSATYQIKGQNAYGWMKSESGVHRLVRISPYDSAARRHTSFSSVWVYPVIDDNIEIEIAANDIRIDTYRSSGAGGQHVNTTDSAVRITHIPTGIVVTSSEKSQHQNRANAMAALKSRLYDLEMRKRTQAIQDQHDAKGDAGWGNQIRSYVLQPYQMVKDLRTQVETSDTQGVLDGDLDQFMAAALAMDVTGKTRAEANAEE
- a CDS encoding DMT family transporter produces the protein MKPDTQPPLKMGASEWLMLLGLSVLWGGSFLFVGVAVRDLPTLTIVGLRVWLAALALWAVVVMTGRPVPRRAAVWGAFLGMGLLNNVIPFVLIVHGQQEIASGLASILNATTPLFTVVVAGALLPDERMSAPRVLGVLAGFAGVVVMIGPDLAGGPGRGLAAQLSILGAALSYAFAGVFGRRFRRMGVDPVTTAAGQVGASSLLLVPLVLAIDRPWALPMPSAGAVLAVLALALVSTALAYILYFRILARAGATNLVLVTFLIPVWAVLLGVGLLDERLEPRHLAGMLLIGLGLAAIDGRLLRRLPAR
- a CDS encoding bactofilin family protein, translating into MFSKSKITDPIDPKDTPTGSERPSAPATPSPVSSPAPAQQKPKPAPSVLSSDLTVTGNLVTAGDIQVEGTIDGDIRAHLLTVGETATIKGEVVADDVVVNGRVVGRVRGLKVRLTSSARVEGDIIHKTIAIESGAHFEGSVARNDDPLNGDARPRPKPSEG
- a CDS encoding penicillin-binding protein 1A, which codes for MRHILRFFGFIMAWASLGVIFAMIAVAGVVYIYSRDLPDTSALAAYEPITLSRVYSGEGALMDEFARERRIFTPADEIPDLVKEAFISAEDKNFYSHLGFDPRGIAAAVFEALQGQRPRGASTITQQVAKNFLLSGEREIERKIKEIILAVELERTLSKEQILELYLNEIFLGQNAYGVTAAAQIYFNKTLEDLTPGEAAYLAALPKAPSDLHPVRERDAAEGRRNYVLREMYQNGYISEEVETAAQAAPLRTVQSGDIPSARREIPPRGYFTEEIRRQLSARLGEDKLFGGGLTIRATIDPDLQDTVEAALRAKLESWDRDHGKWRGPLDTIDPALLGDEEAWRDALSKKWLPRDIEGWRLAVVLELGDSSARIGIEGVPDDADGHFLTVKDAGWTGAKKPSDLWAPGDIVLVKEITDKDGSFERWSLRQIPELQGAVMAMDPTTGRVLAMQGGFSYQASVFNRATQATRQPGSSFKPFVYAAALDHGYNPATIVLDAPVTVQTGAGAWKPMNSSRQFYGPSPLRIGIENSRNVMTVRLAQDIGMDSVAEYAERFGVYDNMPHHLAYALGAGETTLWKMVAAYGMFANGGLRLEPTLIDRVQDRRGRTIYRHDQRECDACNETAHSPDEPEPWVIDRSERVMDPITAYQLTSMMEGVVQRGTATVLNDLGLHLAAKTGTTNDAKDAWLISFTPNLVVGCFIGYDTPRPMGRGAYGGTMCGPVVHDVLKDAMKTRRNVDFKVPDNAVAVKMDRRTGIRQPDDASGANIVTEMFRADEVPEVYAAADMVIGDGNFTFGSDLPLSMTEDGDYPAPPGGAAQGGQGGAAPPPPAGQLGVGSGGLY
- a CDS encoding DUF5930 domain-containing protein; the protein is MAAKLRRVHGALGRVCPEQKVFIRSESATRCLRLSPVSQIALCAALAIGLSCTAVATARFTLGLMDGTSSEEQLSLLRQSYEQRIATLSHERDLARETARSAQERFQAAMVQVAASQADLVRAGEETRARELTLEAVREKLAQVVRVRDHALRENGTLTSQLAGAEGALDRRAGSETDLSSTLQTISYALSDSVRKGEQAEADAQALNDQLASMRDQAALERQRQQHMLEKLEEAVSVSLDGLDSLLASTGMNPDDLVAEIRKSYSGEGGPLIPASAVVSAYDDDPENVRVTALMQDMERIQLMRIAAAKLPLAKPVHVAYRLTSPFGVRRDPFTHRSHRHDGVDLAGPRGTPITSTAEGEVVFAGRQRGYGNVIKIRHAFGVETVYGHLSKIRVKRGEHVAVGDRIGDMGSTGRSTGSHLHYEIRIDGTAVNPLTYLKAAKNVL